The genomic interval gaggaaaaggaaaaaaaaaaaaaaaaaacgcagGCTTGTCTCCTTAACCTCGCTTACTAGCACTTAAGTGTCAATCAAAGAGTTTTAACATTTACACGCGTCAAAAAGTTCACTAAATTCAGCATTAATGGTAAAAAGAAACCCATTTGTCCAAACTGAATAAACAAACCCAACAAACCATTTCAACTCAACATTCAAACAGGTCTGTATCATCATACGATCAAGAGAAAGACAAAAAAGcccacaaaagaaaaataagagagagaaaacCTGATATCAAAGAAGAAGAGCTAATGAGATTGTGGGACCGAGAGAGAGCCATGTCCACTGTCCACTGTCCACTTCCAGTTTGAAAGCAAACAGAgcttaagttaaaaataagcGCATCAGTATCAGTTTGGTGTTGAAGGTATCTGAGTGATGATGAGAATGGCAGAGACACGACAGAGAGTTACAgtacaaaaaagattacagTTTAGTTATGTGGAATCCAAAGGACAATTACAGAAAGGATACCCCCtagaagaacaaaaagattaaagaataaaaccaACGTGATTAACGATAATGTCTtgctaattaatatattaatatttgatacTGAATGCTTAAGCAAGGCAGTACCAACTATACACATTGTTTGCATATGTGGCCATTTTCCATTTCTGCATTGGTTTTTGCTGCTCTTGCCGTTTCTGCATTTTATGTGCATGCAAATAAGAGAAAAGAGCAGGGGTTGGATGAAATTAAAAGCAGAGGTTTCGAACGTTTTATAAAATCTCCTTTAAAACACGTTTCTAATTCCTATTGGCTTGGTAGCCGATTATTTTGATGTTGATGGTTGAGTTAAATGGTTTTTATGGcacaataatatttaagtttaaatttatgttttaaaaatgatGTATCACgcatttattatataatagattttataacttataaaattacttaattatcttttgatGAATGAATACTGTATTTATTGGGACTCAAATAAATGTTAAGatacttacttttttttttaatcatgattCACTCCTGATCTGATTATGTtttgagtaaattaattaattattgattggttgttaataaataaaaaatataaaaaattaaatcttacaCGTACACTACCACTGAAAGATACATGGCAAAagatcttttaataattaatatagcTCAAATAAGGAGAtgatcatgttttttttttttttttaatagtaaatatTGTAAATCGTGTTGGATTCCACCAAGTATTATTCTCCTATTATCTTCTTTATTGCTCTCcccattattctttttataattaacaatcctAAATGCTCTACTCATTAATGACTATATATATTACACTTCCTTTGCTAATGGCAACgctcaattttcatttttccttgaAAACATTTTGCTCTTGTTTCTTCGATCTTCGTCTCTTTGTGATTTAAGTACCATTTGTTcagatattatttttaaataattacttataTCCGATTccattaaattataacatcCATTTCCTCCGATTCATATCAGTAAAGAGATTTTAAAGGCCAGTTTTTGTCTCAAAATTATTGGTAATGTGTGGCTCTTTCGTTTGAGGTTTGTTTGATTTGCATCACAGAGCTTTTTATTTGGTAACGTCCCTCAACACCCCcttcttttctcttatttCGTAATGTCCCTCTGTCGTTCAAGATTTGTTCGATTGGTTTCCGGTTTCACAGtactttttgttaatttttcttgcAGGGGCGTAGTTTAGACTACAAATTATTTCTTTgacacaaaaatataatatgaacTGAGGTTCAGTATGAACAAAGTCATTCATgctgataaatataaatagcaGAATGTTTTTGCTGATTTGACAACTACAGAGCAATTCAAATCGATTGGAACCAGCTTTGATCAATGCAACAATAACTGAGAGTAGCCCAAAAGTGAACATTTCTTGCGACCGAATTTACTTAACGgaacatgaaattttattggtaTATATTTGTCCGAGAATGCCACGAacatgcaaaagaaaaatgggcATTTCTATTGAATTTAAGGACAAATTCCTGAGAAGAAAGATCTTTTTAATCAGGGGAGAACAAAACAACGCTACGTGAACAGAAAGCCATATCAATCAGATTTCCCATTGACTTCACGACACCATCTGGTTCTCCTGCCTTGTCAATAATATGAATATTCATGACTACATCTTTCGAGACAAGCAGAATCCtttgattttgggtttttaCTAAACATTATGGAAGCAATTACAAAACAAATGGAAAACTATTTTCAAGAGAATACTTGGACGAATAGTGTACATTAATCTGCAGAATATATGTTCTATTTGTGTCTACAACTGCCTCTTAAATTGACACAAAATCTTCAACCCAAAACAAGAAATTGGGCACCTCACATAGGTCAAAATAATCCAAAGTGCTTGCTTAGTTCAGAGCAGCAAATTGTGTCcagttttttctctttctatacAGGGGTCACTGCAGAGATATCTTGATGGCAATCATGATCATTCATCCCGGACAAATTATACTTGAAGACAAATATCAGGGCCTTTAAGTTATTGGAGGTGATGAGTACATGGTGCAATGAGCCTGGAAGGTCTTCGGATCATTTATGCCTCTGCTCCATTCTAGCCTTTCTGACATCATATGCTGCACGCTTAGACATTCAGAGAATCAGAGTTAGCTTGAGAATCATCACCAGCTAAACAAAAAAGTGTTACAAAGTCAGAACCAAGGAACCACTCTGTTCATGTGCTGGAGGACATGGCTTCCTCTATTCTCCTGATTACAACACTAAGACTGCTGCCACTTTCCAGAGCTTTAACAGCTTCTAAATGAGCATGTTTATGCCATTTAAGCAGATTGTATGATTGTAGAACCGCCCATCTTGCTTGGTTAGACATCTACTCAAGAAGAACCAGAAGAATGAACTTTAGTATAAAATAATGCAAGCAAAACATCAAACCAGGTAACAACAAAGGGATACCTGGGCCATAGACAATGGAGGTTGCAACAGCACACAGATACTCCTAAACAGATTTTCATCATTCTCTCCACCCTCAGCTTCACCATAAATAAGAGCCTCAGCTGCAATACCAGCAAAAAGCACCATAGAATACCTGAGCAGTAATCACGATTACTTGGGAATTAAAGGAAACGGAATTATTACATCTGCATATAATGCTGCTAAATGACCTGCTCATGCACCATCAAGCAGGCATCCGATGAAAAACCTTAAGGCCACTGGGCTGTAAATCTATGTCTGATTCTAACTTTGAAAAGAATTAGAAAGTTTGGAAGGCAAGTCTTGAATCACATTAAAAGATCAACACAAATTCTAACCTATAACAAAATGTGTATATGAAGTTTTGGAAAATATCATTAACGAAAATGCAAATATTTAACCCTTTGTGACCCACAATCAAAAAAACATAACTTTCCTATTCTGTGTAAACTGATTCAATCTGTCTACATCATGACTTGTACAGATAAATATGGCAGAAAAGTGGTCGAAACTCTTGATCACTCTATATTATGACACCATATTCCTCAGCTATCAGAAAACACCCACTCTACCAAGCAGCCTTTATCATGACTTGATTTTATACCCACCTGTCAAAGGCAGTGCCACTTAATCGTCCTTCTGCAAGCTCgttattcattttttcatcCCAAAACTGAGTTCCTGCCTGTACAATAACACTCAATACGagtttaattgatatttaaataatgctAAATTGTGTAATGAAGCTCAGCTGCAAAGGCACTTAATAGCATATTTAGAATTAGgagaaatggaaaaagaaaagaaccaTAAAAAGCACTAATGAGAGAGAAAGTACCTGCCCTTGAATACCCATTTGCATTGCAACAATTGGATCTAGAATCACCCCACGAATTGGGCAACCCATAAGATATGCTGCAGTTAAGTTAACAATGCAGTTATTATGCTTCTAACAACACACTCATGGTGAGACTACTCTGGCTGAACTGACCCATTCACTTGACTTAACATTTTTGTCGAAAACCATCCTAAGTACACTCCTATTTCTAGGTGAGACTATAGCATCCCAGCAACCTTCTAGAAGAAATACAAATATCCCAAAGTCAATGGCTTGTATTCAATGTTTTATCTCTCCAATTCTAACATTTGAACCTAATGAAAAATGCAGTACATACCAATTAGTAGATGTCCTGCCTCATGAACTAGAATCCGACGCTTATACGGAGGCCAATAACTTGAGATTTGAGCTAGACAAACACCACCAAGGAATATAGCATCCACTAATGCCAACCCCAATATGACCGCAAGATTAGGCCTGATATCAATCCCTTGGGATAGAAGAAAAGATGTTCCACCCAGAAAAGCAACCAATGCAACTCTTGAACTTCCAGAAACACCCCACTTCTTCGGAGAAAGTTTGGAAGCTAAAttatagaagaagaagaaaaggaaggAAACCAAAAGAAGCAGATTTGAGTAGGACattatatacataaaatttcaatatacaGTTCACAAAGAACAAATAGTCTAAGGAGCAGATCAAATTTCTGACGAAGTAAGTAATGCAGGAATTTAAAAGGCCAATATAAAACAGAAAATAGCTATACATGTACCTTCTAAGCCAGTTGATGACTTCAATACAGTTGGTGTAACATCTCTAGGCCCCTCCAAAACTGCAAATAATGCAGAAAGAGAAAGCATTGAGAGgccatttgatcaataaaacaaaagatgaAACAGAACAATAAGTCAAGATCCTCTATGGACTAAAAAagcccaaaaaataaatgatggaCTAAAAAA from Citrus sinensis cultivar Valencia sweet orange chromosome 9, DVS_A1.0, whole genome shotgun sequence carries:
- the LOC102609738 gene encoding uncharacterized protein LOC102609738, encoding MALSASTFPKSLLLSHQKCCFLFPQTLVQGKLKPLRTKYLARALKEWQEYEDAVKRKDLARALRFLKNKNDNNPIEPLSDSLMGESNRARLPEFVGGFDRDWEVLDTCLNADDLKLVASAYKFLQNRGFLPSFGKFNRIVLEGPRDVTPTVLKSSTGLEASKLSPKKWGVSGSSRVALVAFLGGTSFLLSQGIDIRPNLAVILGLALVDAIFLGGVCLAQISSYWPPYKRRILVHEAGHLLIAYLMGCPIRGVILDPIVAMQMGIQGQAGTQFWDEKMNNELAEGRLSGTAFDRYSMVLFAGIAAEALIYGEAEGGENDENLFRSICVLLQPPLSMAQMSNQARWAVLQSYNLLKWHKHAHLEAVKALESGSSLSVVIRRIEEAMSSST